A genomic stretch from Coffea arabica cultivar ET-39 chromosome 10c, Coffea Arabica ET-39 HiFi, whole genome shotgun sequence includes:
- the LOC140016075 gene encoding protein NLP4-like: MNEYGNVSTQNTISGAQGSDSLIDLDCMDELLLEGCWLETTEGPELLSDSPSDFNALFDASFTWPILEAINGESNPLNSTEEERQRLSFSENLSASPSQGRNSAKSESQDGNAVCSPSLSGNFSAESSALSRRLWIGPRASTSVMDRLIKALGYMKDWAGDKNALIQIWVPVNKGGRRVLTTNDQPFSLDLNCPRLASYRNVSVNYQFSTEEDLKENVGLPGRVFMGRVPEWTPDVQFFRTDEYPRVGHAQQYDVRGTLAVPIFEQGSRNCLGVIEVVLTTQKINYRPELESVCRALQAVNLRSSDVSGAQNSKACDFSYQSALPEIQEILRAACGTYSLPLAQTWVPCIKQGKGGCRHSDENLVRCVSTVDSACYIADSHVQGFSDACSEHHLLKGQGIVGRAFTTNQPCFSPDITTFTKTDYPLSHHARIFGLCAAVAIRLRSIYSGSTDFVLEFFLPVDCKDTEEHQKMLSSLSLIIQKFCRGLRVITDKELLEENSVPSGGVSIPSYIKFGEEMSKTEHRHSAMASQRSFWTSRRAEVEETAVVASIIQNAKPAEMLSGKFSAARQSLPDISSRKERMCGDSLTRGQCSLLDVSKTAEKRGAKAEKTITLQMLRQYFAGSLKDAARNIGVCPTTLKRICRQHGIKRWPSRKIKKVGHSLQKIQRVIDSVQGASGSLQIESFYTNFPELASPNLTTAAPFSCFNSSDHPISLNTQPEASTLSPRASLSKSPSSSCSHSSSSSQCCSTGTQPHPHTLKISGQEDLVKNNSTGFMLKRVRSDAQLDLPSDGPKFLPRSHSHVSFTEHPDPENLPPAPKETSWMSREGTTLRIKVTYGEEKIRFRMLNNWGYRDLLREVSGRFGVDDTTGFQLKYMDDDSEWILLTCDADLEECLDICRSSQSQTVKLSFLCASHPLHGSPSGSRSCDIS; this comes from the exons ATGAATGAATATGGAAATGTATCCACTCAGAATACCATCTCGGGAGCTCAAGGGTCTGATTCCCTTATAGATTTGGATTGCATGGATGAGTTGTTATTAGAAGGATGTTGGTTGGAGACCACTGAGGGACCTGAACTCTTGAGCGATAGCCCCTCTGACTTCAATGCTCTCTTTGATGCTTCGTTTACTTGGCCAATTTTGGAAGCCATTAATGGCGAATCCAACCCGTTAAACAGCACTGAAGAAGAGAGGCAAAGGTTATCTTTTTCTGAGAATCTGTCAGCTAGTCCATCCCAAGGGAGAAATTCTGCTAAATCAGAGTCTCAAGACGGCAATGCTGTATGTTCTCCGAGTCTATCTGGGAACTTTTCAGCTGAAAGTTCTGCGCTGAGTAGGAGGTTGTGGATTGGACCTAGGGCTTCAACTTCTGTGATGGACAGACTGATTAAGGCACTTGGTTATATGAAGGATTGGGCTGGAGATAAGAATGCTCTTATTCAAATTTGGGTACCTGTAAACAAGGGTGGCAGACGCGTGCTGACTACCAATGATCAACCTTTCTCACTAGACCTTAATTGCCCGAGGCTTGCCTCTTACAGGAACGTATCGGTGAACTATCAATTCTCCACTGAGGAGGACTTAAAGGAGAATGTTGGATTGCCTGGCCGTGTTTTTATGGGTAGAGTTCCTGAATGGACTCCTGATGTTCAGTTCTTTAGGACGGATGAATACCCGCGCGTTGGTCATGCGCAGCAGTATGATGTTCGTGGGACGCTCGCAGTTCCAATCTTTGAACAAGGTAGTCGCAATTGCTTGGGAGTGATTGAAGTTGTCTTGACCACCCAAAAGATCAACTATCGTCCAGAGCTTGAAAGTGTCTGCAGAGCTCTTCAG GCTGTCAATCTCAGGAGCTCTGATGTTTCAGGCGCCCAGAATAGCAAG GCATGTGATTTTTCCTACCAATCTGCATTGCCGGAGATCCAAGAGATTCTAAGAGCAGCATGTGGGACGTATAGTTTGCCCTTAGCTCAGACTTGGGTTCCTTGCATCAAACAAGGCAAGGGGGGGTGCAGGCACTCTGATGAAAACCTTGTTCGCTGTGTTTCCACGGTGGATTCTGCTTGTTACATTGCTGATTCCCATGTTCAAGGTTTTAGTGATGCATGCTCAGAGCACCACTTATTAAAAGGTCAAGGCATTGTTGGTAGAGCATTCACAACTAACCAACCATGCTTTTCACCTGATATAACAACTTTTACTAAGACAGATTACCCCCTTTCTCACCATGCAAGGATATTTGGCCTCTGTGCTGCTGTAGCAATACGTTTGAGAAGCATCTACAGTGGTTCAACTGACTTTGTTCTGGAGTTCTTTCTACCCGTGGATTGTAAAGACACTGAAGAGCATCAGAAAATGCTTAGTTCATTGTCCCTTATCATTCAGAAATTTTGCCGGGGATTACGAGTTATTACTGACAAAGAGTTGCTGGAAGAAAATTCTGTGCCTTCAGGTGGAGTATCAATCCCGTCATAtatcaagtttggtgaagaaatGTCAAAAACAGAACACAGACATTCAGCGATGGCTTCTCAAAGGTCATTTTGGACTTCCCGGCGTGCAGAGGTTGAGGAAACTGCTGTTGTTGCATCAATAATTCAGAATGCAAAACCCGCAGAAATGctatctggaaaattctcagcGGCTAGGCAATCCCTGCCTGATATTAGTTCAAGAAAAGAACGTATGTGTGGTGACAGCCTTACTAGAGGACAATGTAGCTTGCTGGATGTCTCTAAAACAGCTGAAAAAAGGGGTGCCAAGGCTGAGAAAACTATTACTTTACAGATGCTTCGGCAGTATTTTGCCGGTAGTCTAAAAGATGCTGCAAGGAATATTGGTG TTTGTCCCACCACTTTGAAGAGGATATGCAGACAACATGGGATTAAGCGTTGGCCTTCTCGGAAGATCAAGAAGGTTGGTCATTCCTTGCAGAAAATTCAACGTGTGATTGATTCAGTGCAAGGTGCATCAGGTTCTTTACAAATCGAGTCCTTCTACACAAACTTTCCAGAGCTTGCATCTCCAAACTTAACGACAGCAGCTCCCTTTTCATGCTTCAACTCAAGTGATCATCCAATCTCCTTAAACACGCAGCCTGAGGCAAGCACGTTGAGTCCTCGTGCTTCTTTATCCAAGTCACCTTCATCTTCCTGCAGTCATAGTTCCAGTTCTAGTCAGTGTTGTTCAACCGGAACGCAACCACATCCACACACCCTTAAAATTTCTGGGCAGGAAGACTTAGTTAAAAACAACTCAACCGGTTTTATGCTGAAGAGGGTTAGAAGTGATGCACAGCTGGATTTGCCAAGTGACGGACCAAAGTTCCTGCCAAGATCCCATAGTCATGTATCATTTACAGAGCATCCTGACCCAGAAAATCTTCCTCCTGCGCCAAAAGAAACCAGTTGGATGTCTCGCGAAGGAACTACACTGAGAATAAAGGTCACGTATGGGGAAGAGAAAATTAGGTTTCGTATGCTGAATAACTGGGGATACAGGGATCTCTTAAGGGAAGTTTCTGGGAGATTTGGTGTAGATGACACCACTGGATTTCAGCTCAAGTACATGGATGATGACTCTGAATGGATACTATTGACATGCGATGCTGATCTTGAGGAGTGTTTAGATATTTGTCGATCATCTCAGAGCCAGACAGTAAAGCTGTCTTTTCTTTGTGCTTCTCACCCGCTGCATGGTAGTCCTTCAGGCAGTAGAAGTTGTGATATAAGTTGA
- the LOC140016066 gene encoding catalase isoform X1 produces the protein MLNSFIFEVELEYRPSSAFNSPFWTTNSGAPVWNNNSSLTVGTRGPVLLEDYHLVEKLANFDRERIPERVVHARGASAKGFFEVTHDISNLTCADFLRAPGVQTPVIVRFSTVIHERGSPETLRDPRGFAVKFYTREGNFDLVGNNFPVFFVRDGMKFPDMVHALKPNPKSHIQENWRILDFFSHHPESLHMFTFLFDDVGIPQDYRHMEGFGVNTYTLIDKAGKASYVKFHWKPTCGVKSLLEEEAIKVGGSNHSHATQDLYDSIAAGNYPEWKLFIQIMDPDHEDRFDFDPLDVSKTWPEDILPLQPVGRLVLNKNIDNFFAENEQLAFCPAIIVPGIYYSDDKLLQTRIFSYADTQRHRLGPNYLQLPANAPKCAHHNNHHDGFMNFMHRDEEVNYFPSRYDPVRHAERHPIPPPVLSGKRDKCVIQKENNFKQPGERYRSWAPDRQERFICRWVDALSDARVTHEIRSIWISYWSQADKSLGQKIATRLNVRPTM, from the exons GTCCGGTTCTTCTCGAGGATTATCATTTGGTGGAGAAACTTGCAAATTTCGACCGTGAACGGATTCCGGAGCGTGTAGTTCATGCAAGGGGAGCCAGTGCCAAGGGCTTCTTTGAGGTCACTCATGACATTTCTAATCTCACTTGTGCTGATTTTCTTCGTGCTCCAGGAGTTCAGACACCTGTCATTGTCCGTTTCTCAACTGTTATTCATGAGCGTGGAAGTCCTGAAACCCTCAGGGACCCCCGAGGTTTTGCTGTGAAATTTTACACTAGGGAG GGTAATTTCGATTTGGTGGGAAACAATTTCCCTGTCTTTTTTGTTCGTGATGGAATGAAATTCCCAGATATGGTCCATGCTCTGAAACCGAATCCAAAGTCCCACATCCAGGAGAATTGGAGAATCCTTGATTTTTTCTCCCATCATCCTGAGAGCTTGCATATGTTTACTTTCCTCTTTGATGATGTCGGCATTCCACAAGATTACAGGCATATGGAAGGCTTTGGCGTCAATACTTACACTCTGATCGACAAGGCTGGAAAAGCTAGTTATGTGAAGTTCCACTGGAAGCCAACCTGTGGAGTGAAGAGCCTGTTGGAGGAAGAAGCTATTAAGGTTGGAGGATCAAATCATAGCCATGCTACCCAGGATCTCTATGACTCAATTGCTGCTGGAAACTATCCGGAGTGGAAACTTTTTATCCAGATTATGGATCCTGATCATGAAGATCGGTTTGATTTTGATCCGCTTGATGTAAGCAAGACCTGGCCTGAAGATATTTTGCCTTTGCAACCTGTGGGCCGGTTGGTATTGAACAAGAATATTGACAACTTCTTTGCTGAGAACGAGCAGCTTGCATTTTGCCCTGCTATTATTGTACCTGGAATATATTATTCAGATGACAAGCTGCTCCAGACTCGCATATTCTCATATGCTGATACCCAGCGACACCGTCTTGGCCCGAACTATCTGCAGCTTCCAGCAAATGCTCCCAAGTGTGCTCATCACAACAATCACCATGATGGTTTCATGAACTTCATGCACCGGGATGAAGAG GTCAATTATTTCCCTTCAAGGTACGATCCTGTTCGTCATGCTGAGAGGCATCCCATCCCCCCTCCTGTCCTGAGTGGAAAGCGTGACAAG TGTGTGATTCAGAAGGAGAACAACTTCAAGCAACCAGGAGAGAGATACAGATCCTGGGCACCTGACAG GCAAGAGAGATTTATCTGCCGATGGGTTGATGCTTTATCTGATGCACGAGTCACCCATGAGATCCGCAGTATTTGGATTTCATACTGGTCTCAG GCTGACAAATCTCTTGGTCAGAAAATAGCTACTCGTCTCAATGTAAGACCAACAATGTGA
- the LOC140016066 gene encoding catalase isoform X2, with protein MDPCKYRPSSAFNSPFWTTNSGAPVWNNNSSLTVGTRGPVLLEDYHLVEKLANFDRERIPERVVHARGASAKGFFEVTHDISNLTCADFLRAPGVQTPVIVRFSTVIHERGSPETLRDPRGFAVKFYTREGNFDLVGNNFPVFFVRDGMKFPDMVHALKPNPKSHIQENWRILDFFSHHPESLHMFTFLFDDVGIPQDYRHMEGFGVNTYTLIDKAGKASYVKFHWKPTCGVKSLLEEEAIKVGGSNHSHATQDLYDSIAAGNYPEWKLFIQIMDPDHEDRFDFDPLDVSKTWPEDILPLQPVGRLVLNKNIDNFFAENEQLAFCPAIIVPGIYYSDDKLLQTRIFSYADTQRHRLGPNYLQLPANAPKCAHHNNHHDGFMNFMHRDEEVNYFPSRYDPVRHAERHPIPPPVLSGKRDKCVIQKENNFKQPGERYRSWAPDRQERFICRWVDALSDARVTHEIRSIWISYWSQADKSLGQKIATRLNVRPTM; from the exons GTCCGGTTCTTCTCGAGGATTATCATTTGGTGGAGAAACTTGCAAATTTCGACCGTGAACGGATTCCGGAGCGTGTAGTTCATGCAAGGGGAGCCAGTGCCAAGGGCTTCTTTGAGGTCACTCATGACATTTCTAATCTCACTTGTGCTGATTTTCTTCGTGCTCCAGGAGTTCAGACACCTGTCATTGTCCGTTTCTCAACTGTTATTCATGAGCGTGGAAGTCCTGAAACCCTCAGGGACCCCCGAGGTTTTGCTGTGAAATTTTACACTAGGGAG GGTAATTTCGATTTGGTGGGAAACAATTTCCCTGTCTTTTTTGTTCGTGATGGAATGAAATTCCCAGATATGGTCCATGCTCTGAAACCGAATCCAAAGTCCCACATCCAGGAGAATTGGAGAATCCTTGATTTTTTCTCCCATCATCCTGAGAGCTTGCATATGTTTACTTTCCTCTTTGATGATGTCGGCATTCCACAAGATTACAGGCATATGGAAGGCTTTGGCGTCAATACTTACACTCTGATCGACAAGGCTGGAAAAGCTAGTTATGTGAAGTTCCACTGGAAGCCAACCTGTGGAGTGAAGAGCCTGTTGGAGGAAGAAGCTATTAAGGTTGGAGGATCAAATCATAGCCATGCTACCCAGGATCTCTATGACTCAATTGCTGCTGGAAACTATCCGGAGTGGAAACTTTTTATCCAGATTATGGATCCTGATCATGAAGATCGGTTTGATTTTGATCCGCTTGATGTAAGCAAGACCTGGCCTGAAGATATTTTGCCTTTGCAACCTGTGGGCCGGTTGGTATTGAACAAGAATATTGACAACTTCTTTGCTGAGAACGAGCAGCTTGCATTTTGCCCTGCTATTATTGTACCTGGAATATATTATTCAGATGACAAGCTGCTCCAGACTCGCATATTCTCATATGCTGATACCCAGCGACACCGTCTTGGCCCGAACTATCTGCAGCTTCCAGCAAATGCTCCCAAGTGTGCTCATCACAACAATCACCATGATGGTTTCATGAACTTCATGCACCGGGATGAAGAG GTCAATTATTTCCCTTCAAGGTACGATCCTGTTCGTCATGCTGAGAGGCATCCCATCCCCCCTCCTGTCCTGAGTGGAAAGCGTGACAAG TGTGTGATTCAGAAGGAGAACAACTTCAAGCAACCAGGAGAGAGATACAGATCCTGGGCACCTGACAG GCAAGAGAGATTTATCTGCCGATGGGTTGATGCTTTATCTGATGCACGAGTCACCCATGAGATCCGCAGTATTTGGATTTCATACTGGTCTCAG GCTGACAAATCTCTTGGTCAGAAAATAGCTACTCGTCTCAATGTAAGACCAACAATGTGA